In the genome of Tripterygium wilfordii isolate XIE 37 chromosome 19, ASM1340144v1, whole genome shotgun sequence, one region contains:
- the LOC119985471 gene encoding serine carboxypeptidase-like 51, with protein MEKPSLVCLFLVFSFTLQHSYRTVATTTTTSCDQRLETWGYVEVLNSEDPSAIWPIILWLQGGPGGSGVAIGNFLDIGPLDQHLKARQYTWLRKADLLFVDSPVETGFSYVDDDTLLATSDEEAATELLFLLKNLFNRFEFLQKSTLFIFGESYGGKITVTLGLAIVKAIHDKELTLTLGGNIYTNSLNYYQA; from the exons ATGGAGAAACCTTCCCTTGTATGCCTGTTCCTTGTATTTTCATTCACTTTACAACATTCATATAGGACTGTTGCAACAACAACTACAACAAGTTGTGATCAACGATTAGAAACATGGGGTTATGTTGAAGTTCTAAACA GTGAAGATCCATCCGCAATATGGCCAATAATTTTATGGCTTCAAGGAGGCCCG GGAGGTTCAGGAGTTGCAATTGGAAATTTCTTAGATATAGGACCATTAGATCAACATTTAAAGGCTCGTCAATATACGTGGCTTCGAAAAGCAGATCTCTTATTTGTG GATAGTCCAGTCGAAACAGGCTTCAGTTACGTCGATGATGACACCTTGTTGGCTACAAGTGATGAAGAGGCAGCAACTGAGTTACTTTTCTTGTTGAAGAATCTCTTCAACAGATTTGAATTCCTCCAGAAAAGTACTCTTTTTATATTCGGAGAGTCATATGGAGGAAAAATTACAGTTACTCTTGGTTTAGCAATTGTTAAAGCTATTCATGACAAAGAGTTAACGCTTACACTTGGCGGTAACATATATACGAATTCACTTAACTACTATCAAGCCTAA